In the genome of Abyssalbus ytuae, the window TTACCGGACGGTGTCCATGCACCAAATAAAAACCTGGATTATTATCAATCATTAAAATTTCCTTATGCTCCCGGCAGAGGATAAATATAACTCTAATAACCAACAAATGAATAAAACTGCAATTGTTACAGGAGGTAATTCCGGACTAGGTTATGCAACAGCAAAAAAGTTTTGCGAAAACGGAATAAAAACATATATAATAGGACGAACAAAAGATAAAACAGAAAAGGCATGTGAGGAAATTGGCCCTAATGCCATTCCTGTAATTTTTGATCTGAATGATTTGGAAAATATTCCCGGCCTTATAAAAGATATTGCCCGGAATGGCCCTATAGATATTTTAGTAAATAATGCAGGTATTAATTTAAAAAAAGAATTTACCGAAACTACTGATGAAGAATTTCGCTCCATCCTCCACACCAATTTGTTTAGTGTTTTTGCCATAACCCGGGAAGTGGTAAAAGTGATGAAAGAAAATGGCAAAGGGAGTATTATCAATATCAGTTCAATGGCATCAAAATACGGTTTACCCAAAGTAATAGCCTATACCGCCAGCAAAGGGGCCATAGAAACATTTACTCGGGGAGCTGCTGTAGAACTGGCCCAATACGGAATACGAGTTAATGCCGTGGCTCCCGGATTTATTAAAACTAAAATGGTCGCAAAAGCCTTTGACAGTGATCCCGAACGCAGAGATAAAGTTTTAGCCAGAACCCCCATGGGAAAATTAGGTGAACCTTCGGATGTGGCTGATGCGGTTTACTATTATGCAGGAGCAGACTCCAAATTTACTACGGGAACCATACTTTGTGTAGATGGCGGCAACAGCATAGGATTTTAAAACCGGAAAGTATGATTAAAATGCATCAGACTATGAGGTGGTTTGGCCCCCAGGATACAGTGAGTCTCAGAGACCTGAGGCAATGTGGAATAAAAGGAATTGTGACTGCCCTTCATCAAATTCCTGTAGGGGACGTATGGACTGTTGAAAATATTAAGGAACGACAGAATATAATCCGGGAGGCGGGACTGGAATGGACGGTAATCGAAAGCTTGCCTGTACATGAGGATATAAAAAGAAAAGCGGGAAATTATCAGCTTTATATCGACAACTATAAAACCAGCCTGAAAAATATAGCAAAATGCGGAATACAAGTTATCACCTATAACTTTATGCCTGTTCTGGACTGGTTACGTACACATCATAATTTTGAAAATCATGATGGTACCAAAGCATTAAGATATGAAGAAAAAGCTTTTATATATTTTGATGTTTATCTTTTAAAAAGACCTGGAGCCAATACAGAGTATTCCATAAACCAAAAAAAGGAAGCTTTAGAGTACGGCAAAAAACTTAGTGACGAACAAAGAAATACCCTGTTTAAAAATATTTTGCTAGGCTTACCCGGCAGTAAAATTGATTTTACCCCGGAGCAGGTTCTAACCCTATTAGACAGCTATAAAAATATAGATGAAGAAAAGTTAAGAGAAAATTTAATCTATTTTCTTTCAGAAATAACTCCCCTGGCAGAAGAATTAAATTTAAAATTAGCCATCCATCCGGACGACCCTCCGTTTTCGGTGCTCGGTTTACCAAGAGTAATGAGCACACAACACGACATGGAACAAATTTTTAAAGCCGTTCCCCGGCATGCAAACGGGCTGTGTTATTGTACCGGATCTTTAGGTGCCCGTCCGCAAAACGATCTTTTAAAAATAATTGATGATTTTGGTGACAGAATCCATTTTTTACACCTGAGGAATATAGTCAGGGAAAATGAAGGGGTTTTCAGGGAATCCGAACATTTAAACGGCGATAATCCTATGGAAGAAATTGTAAAAAAAATCATATTGCTCATGAATAAACGAAATATCAGTTTACCCATGAGGCCTGATCATGGTTTTTTACATTCTCTTGAAGAAAATGAAAATCACTATCCCGGCTATTCACTCATAGGAAGATTAAAAGGACTGGCCGAATTGAGAGGATTGGAACTGGGATTAAATCATATTATGAAAGCAACAGATCTTACCTAATATTTCTATGATGGGAATAAGCCGAAAAACCATCTAAATTTTGAAGTAGGCTAAACTTAATGTAGAGTTTTATGAAAAATTTAATTAAACTTTTATTATTTGGCACTCTGTTAGTAGCATGTAGCAGTTCTGACGACGATGGTTCCATAGTTGTAGGCGGACCTACCAATGGTGGTGGCAGTGGAGGCGGTTCTACCTCCGGCCCTGAAGCAGGTGGCGATGAAATTATTGACGGATTCACATATAAGCCCACTGATATTGCAAAAAATATTGTTTCTTATCCGGTAGGCAACATAGTTTCTGCATCCAAGCTATCTTCCACTTCATCCGATAATCAAATATTCAAAGCTATTCTTAATGAAGAATATAACAGTATTACTGCTGAAAATGACATGAAAATGTCTGCAATGTTTGACGGCCCCGGCGACTACGACTACGAAGCAGGTGATGCAATTGTAGCCTATGCAAAAGCAAACGGTTTGCGTGTACACGGGCATGTTCTTGCATGGCATAAACAACAACCTGCATGGTTAGGAACATTTTCGGGCACCGATGAGGAATTTGAAACAGCAGTGCTGGATTACATTACCAATACTGTTTCCCATTTTGCCCAGGAAAAAATGACAGTAAATGATGTTGAAGTTCCGGTAGTGGCAAGTTGGGATGTAGTTAACGAAACTTTTGAAAGTGGAGCGACTGACAATGTTCTTTATCAGAAAATTGACGATTTTGTGGCCAAGGCATTTCAGGCAGCCCGAGCTGGCGACCCTGATGTTAAACTTTTTTATAACGATTACGGCATTGCCGGAGATCCGGGCAAAAGAAACAGCATTATTACAATGGTGAATGATTTTAAAAGCAGAAGCATCCCTATTGACGGAATTGGAATGCAAATGCACTTAAATCATAATTGGCCCGATACAGACCTTCCGACTTCAATACAAGATATAGCTGATACCGGATTGCTTGTACATATTTCTGAACTGGATGTAAAAGTAAACTATGAGGAGGATATTACTGAATTAACCAAGGACAGGGCAGCCGAACAGGAAGCTCAATTTCAAAGGGCAGCATATTACTATCACACTTTAGTTCCCGCAGCCCAGCAACACGGTATTACCATTTGGGGATTCAGAGATCAGGACAGCTGGTTGTATGACAATAATACTGACTGGCCTTTATTGTATGATAACGATTTTAATTACAAGGTTTCACACAGAGGCTTTATCAATGGTTTAAAAGGTCAGGCGCCTTAAATTCAACCCCCATAAATTATGTAAAACACAGGGAAATATTCTCCCCCTGTTTTTTTATTAATAAATCTGATAACCCTATAACCAAAACTAATTTACCAATTGTAAGGTTTGGCAGAATATTTGACTAAATTTGCATAGAAACAATACGTTGAAATTAAAATTTAAGTAATATGGCTTTAGAAATAACAGACGCTACTTTTGATGAAGTAGTTTTAAAGAGCGACAAACCCGTAATGGTAGATTTTTGGGCAGCATGGTGCGGACCATGTAGAATGGTTGGCCCTATCATTGAAGAAGTAAGTGAAGAATATAAAGGCAAAGCAGTAGTGGGAAAAGTTGATGTGGATGCTAACCAGGAATTTGCAGCCAAATACGGAGTAAGAAATATTCCGACTGTTCTTGTTTTTCAAAACGGCGAGGTAGTAGGCCGTCAGGTAGGGGTTGCTCCTAAAAGTATTTATACAGAAGCATTAGATTCATTATTAAAATAATGCTTCTTACAATATAACTTAAAAAGGTTTGGCTGTTGGCCAAACCTTTTTTATTTTAGAACATAATCTTACACAAAATGAAAATCCAAAAAGAACTTCATAATATTCAACTGTTTAAAAATCTGGAACTTTTAGCCAATCAGGTGGTAGAAGGATTTGTAAACGGAATGCATAAAAGTCCCTTTCATGGTTTTTCATCCGAATTTTCCGAGCACAAAATATACAACCAGGGAGAAAGTACACGGCATATAGATTGGAAACTCTTTGCCAAAACCGATAAACTTTATACAAAACGTTTTGAGGAAGAAACAAATTTAAGGTGTCATATAATCATCGATAATTCATCTTCCATGCATTATCCTGAGATAAAAAAACAATCTTTAAGCAATTTGAATAAAATAGGATTTTCAATATTGGCAGCAGCATCTATGATGAATCTTCTCAAACGTCAGCGTGATGCAGTTGGATTAAGTATCTATTCTGATAATTATGACTTCTATTCTCCTGAAAAAGGCAGTGAACGGCATCATCAAATGCTTTTAAGTAATCTGGAAAGCATCCTTAACAGCCCTGCTGAAGGTAAACAGACCAAAACTTATACATTCCTGCATCAGATAGCTGAAAAAATACACCGTAGGAGCATGATTTTTTTATTTACAGACATGTTTCAATCCGAAACAAGCGAAAATGAACTTTTTAATGCTTTAAGACATCTAAAATACAACAAACATGAAGTTATATTATTTCATGTAATGGATAAACAAAAAGAGTTTTATTTTAAGTTTGACAATAATCCCAAACGCTTTACAGACGTAGAAACCGGTGAACACATTAATTTATATGCAAACAACGTCAAAGAAAATTATCAAAAAGCAGTAGAGGATTATTTTAAAATTCTGAAGCTGAAATGCAGTCAATATAAAATAAAATATGTGGAGGCAGATATTTCTAAAGACATTAATAAAACTCTACTTACTTATTTAATTGAGCGGCAAAAATTTGCCTGATTTTTTTCTCAGGAAATAATAACACTATGCACAATACCAGCTCTAACCTATTGCTCACATTTTCCACACGAAAAATACTTGCAACTTTGTTATCTTTGATTTAATATGGGGACAATTCCATATCAAAATCATGGCCTAAACATTATGTGAAGTTAAAACAACTAAAATGAATAGAAAAAATATATCATCAGGTTCTTATCTTGAAAAACCAATAGGCTTTTCGAGGGCAGTAAGAATTGGAAATGTTATATCAGTATCCGGAACTGCTCCAATTGCAGAGAATGGAACTACTTCATTTCCAAATGATTTATACAACCAAACAAAAACTTGCATCGGAATAATGAAAAAAGCAATTGAAGATGCCGGAGGAAAATTAGAAAATGTAATCCGGACAAGGATTTATTTGAAAAATGCAAAGGAATGGGAAAAAGCGGCAAAAGCACATGGCGAATTTTTCTCTGAAATTCAACCAGCTTGTACTTTTGTAGAAGTTAAAGGATTTATAAAACCTGATTGGTTAATTGAAACTGAAGCTGACTGTATAATTTAAATAATAAAAAGCCCATACAACACAATAATTATTTGGAAAATTATAATGGAAAACAATAATCCCTTTCAAAAGATAACCGACGACAGAAATTTCATCATTGAATGTTATGTGGAAATGTTATCAAGAATAAACGAATATGATGTTATTAAGCTTATAAAAGACAACGATTTTTTTGAATCGGACCACAATCATTTAACAAGCGATAAAATTATTCAATCGTTAAGTATTTATTTTCAGTTAATGACCTTGGTTGAAGAAAATGCTGCTACCCAATACCGAAGAAAAATGGAGAACCAGGAAAATATTACCTCAATAAGAGGTTCCTGGGCAGAGGCATTTAAACTATGGAAAGAACAAGGCATTACTGAAGATGAAATGCTGTCAGCAATCTCAGGCACAAATGTGATTCCTGTTCTTACAGCGCATCCAACCGAAGCCAAGAGAGTAACTGTAATTGAAATTCACCGGGAATTGTATTTGCTCTTAGTGCAAAGAGAAAATACTTCGTTGAGCAATCTTGAACAAGACACAATAAAAGAAAATATTATAAGCCTTTTGGAAAGATGGTGGAGAACAGGTGAAATTTATCTTGAAAAACCAAGCATTAACGACGAACGCTCCAATATTATACATTATTTGGGCAAAGTTTTTCCGACAGTATTAGAAAAAAGTGACCAGCAGCTCAAGAGTTCCTGGATTGAAATGGGTTTAACCCCCGATAAGATTAAAAATCCTGATGTTTTTCCTAAAATTAATTTTGGTAGTTGGGTAGGTGGAGATAGAGACGGGCATCCGTTTGTAACCCCACGTATTACCCAGGAAACCTTATTACTCCACAGAAAAACTTCACTTTTACTAATTAAAAAACAATTAGTGAATTTAATTATCAGAATTTCCATTTCTGCTCTTTCAAATCCTGTTCCGTATTTATTATCAGAAGCTATTGAGAAAAAATCTAAAGCATTAGGCATTAAAGGAGAAAATGCAGTAAAAAGAAATCCTTATGAACCCTGGAGACAATATGTAAGCTTATTGGTTGCCAAATTAGAAAATACTATTTCCAACGATTTTTCAGACTCCTATTCGCATTACAAATCAAGTAAAGACCTTCAGGATGACCTTAAATTTTTAAGAGATATTCTTATTGATAACGGAATGAAAGGCATTGCAGAAGATTTACTTTTTCCAATTGAACGAACGGTAAAATGTTTCGGTTTTCATTTGGCTAAGTTAGATATAAGGCAAAACAGCACTTTTCATGATAAAGCCATTTCGCAAATTTTAAAAACAAATGGTGAAAAAGATTTTGATTTTGAAAATTGGAACGAAGAAAAACGAGTTAGCTATTTAAACAAAGTTTTAGACAGCAATACGCCCATTACAGATGTTACAGTTTCATACGGAGCAGAAGCCGATAATGTTTTAGACTGCTACCGGGTGGTCCGACACTATATTAATCAGTATGGTTCAGACGGAATTGGTTCATTCATTATTAGTATGACCCATAACTTAAGTGATTTGCTGGTTGTATATCTGTTGATGAAAGAAACACAATTGCTTAATACCAATATCAGGGTAGTTCCACTTTTAGAAACCATTGAAGACCTGCATGATGGCACAACAATTTTAAAAAAATTCCTCCAACATCCTGTTACAAAAGAAAGAGCATCAAAACTAGCTTATAAACAAGAAGTTATGTTGGGTTATAGCGACAGCAATAAAGACGGAGGAACTATTGCAAGCAAATGGAACTTATTTAAAGCCGAACAAGAACTTTCGGAAGTAGGAAGAAAAAACGACATCAAAGTTTACTTTTTTCATGGAACAGGCGGAACCATTAGCAGGGGCGGTGGCAAATACCATCGTTTTTTAGAAAGTATGCCTGTAAATACAGTTAGCGGAACCATCAAAATAACTATTC includes:
- a CDS encoding SDR family NAD(P)-dependent oxidoreductase: MLPAEDKYNSNNQQMNKTAIVTGGNSGLGYATAKKFCENGIKTYIIGRTKDKTEKACEEIGPNAIPVIFDLNDLENIPGLIKDIARNGPIDILVNNAGINLKKEFTETTDEEFRSILHTNLFSVFAITREVVKVMKENGKGSIINISSMASKYGLPKVIAYTASKGAIETFTRGAAVELAQYGIRVNAVAPGFIKTKMVAKAFDSDPERRDKVLARTPMGKLGEPSDVADAVYYYAGADSKFTTGTILCVDGGNSIGF
- the uxuA gene encoding mannonate dehydratase → MIKMHQTMRWFGPQDTVSLRDLRQCGIKGIVTALHQIPVGDVWTVENIKERQNIIREAGLEWTVIESLPVHEDIKRKAGNYQLYIDNYKTSLKNIAKCGIQVITYNFMPVLDWLRTHHNFENHDGTKALRYEEKAFIYFDVYLLKRPGANTEYSINQKKEALEYGKKLSDEQRNTLFKNILLGLPGSKIDFTPEQVLTLLDSYKNIDEEKLRENLIYFLSEITPLAEELNLKLAIHPDDPPFSVLGLPRVMSTQHDMEQIFKAVPRHANGLCYCTGSLGARPQNDLLKIIDDFGDRIHFLHLRNIVRENEGVFRESEHLNGDNPMEEIVKKIILLMNKRNISLPMRPDHGFLHSLEENENHYPGYSLIGRLKGLAELRGLELGLNHIMKATDLT
- a CDS encoding endo-1,4-beta-xylanase, whose translation is MKNLIKLLLFGTLLVACSSSDDDGSIVVGGPTNGGGSGGGSTSGPEAGGDEIIDGFTYKPTDIAKNIVSYPVGNIVSASKLSSTSSDNQIFKAILNEEYNSITAENDMKMSAMFDGPGDYDYEAGDAIVAYAKANGLRVHGHVLAWHKQQPAWLGTFSGTDEEFETAVLDYITNTVSHFAQEKMTVNDVEVPVVASWDVVNETFESGATDNVLYQKIDDFVAKAFQAARAGDPDVKLFYNDYGIAGDPGKRNSIITMVNDFKSRSIPIDGIGMQMHLNHNWPDTDLPTSIQDIADTGLLVHISELDVKVNYEEDITELTKDRAAEQEAQFQRAAYYYHTLVPAAQQHGITIWGFRDQDSWLYDNNTDWPLLYDNDFNYKVSHRGFINGLKGQAP
- the trxA gene encoding thioredoxin; amino-acid sequence: MALEITDATFDEVVLKSDKPVMVDFWAAWCGPCRMVGPIIEEVSEEYKGKAVVGKVDVDANQEFAAKYGVRNIPTVLVFQNGEVVGRQVGVAPKSIYTEALDSLLK
- a CDS encoding DUF58 domain-containing protein; translation: MKIQKELHNIQLFKNLELLANQVVEGFVNGMHKSPFHGFSSEFSEHKIYNQGESTRHIDWKLFAKTDKLYTKRFEEETNLRCHIIIDNSSSMHYPEIKKQSLSNLNKIGFSILAAASMMNLLKRQRDAVGLSIYSDNYDFYSPEKGSERHHQMLLSNLESILNSPAEGKQTKTYTFLHQIAEKIHRRSMIFLFTDMFQSETSENELFNALRHLKYNKHEVILFHVMDKQKEFYFKFDNNPKRFTDVETGEHINLYANNVKENYQKAVEDYFKILKLKCSQYKIKYVEADISKDINKTLLTYLIERQKFA
- a CDS encoding RidA family protein, whose translation is MNRKNISSGSYLEKPIGFSRAVRIGNVISVSGTAPIAENGTTSFPNDLYNQTKTCIGIMKKAIEDAGGKLENVIRTRIYLKNAKEWEKAAKAHGEFFSEIQPACTFVEVKGFIKPDWLIETEADCII
- a CDS encoding phosphoenolpyruvate carboxylase — its product is MENNNPFQKITDDRNFIIECYVEMLSRINEYDVIKLIKDNDFFESDHNHLTSDKIIQSLSIYFQLMTLVEENAATQYRRKMENQENITSIRGSWAEAFKLWKEQGITEDEMLSAISGTNVIPVLTAHPTEAKRVTVIEIHRELYLLLVQRENTSLSNLEQDTIKENIISLLERWWRTGEIYLEKPSINDERSNIIHYLGKVFPTVLEKSDQQLKSSWIEMGLTPDKIKNPDVFPKINFGSWVGGDRDGHPFVTPRITQETLLLHRKTSLLLIKKQLVNLIIRISISALSNPVPYLLSEAIEKKSKALGIKGENAVKRNPYEPWRQYVSLLVAKLENTISNDFSDSYSHYKSSKDLQDDLKFLRDILIDNGMKGIAEDLLFPIERTVKCFGFHLAKLDIRQNSTFHDKAISQILKTNGEKDFDFENWNEEKRVSYLNKVLDSNTPITDVTVSYGAEADNVLDCYRVVRHYINQYGSDGIGSFIISMTHNLSDLLVVYLLMKETQLLNTNIRVVPLLETIEDLHDGTTILKKFLQHPVTKERASKLAYKQEVMLGYSDSNKDGGTIASKWNLFKAEQELSEVGRKNDIKVYFFHGTGGTISRGGGKYHRFLESMPVNTVSGTIKITIQGETVAQQFGNPLTATYNLNALASGVARQTLLSKSKAGKNPYPFETMEFLSQKSYQHHRNLIETPGFINFYSKATCIDVLERSKIGSRPARRTGTRTLSDLRAIPWVFSWNLSRITITGWYGLGESLKTLKTEKPEAFEGLKKSINDWTFFKFLIIQTETNLIQSNTEMMNLYANLDENTGEREVFMDKILTDFENGINLIAELFGEQAATRREGQYDNLKWRNDKLKVLHQLHIRYLKQWRDITDENSTEKEKILTKLLSLINSLSSGLKNTG